In Massilistercora timonensis, the following are encoded in one genomic region:
- a CDS encoding ABC transporter ATP-binding protein — protein sequence MRNTTGNDKNRQTLRRILRYIRPYWPLVILSLLLSALTVGLTLYVPILTGRGVDYIIGKDQVNFTGLLAVITGILISVAVTAVAQWIMNHINNKITYRVVRDLRVQAFDHLEELPLSYVDRHSSGDLISRIVTDIDQFSDGLLLGFTQLFTGVATIVGTIAFMLSINPWTTLIVVALSPLSFVVANFVSRKSFTMFKKQSETRGELTGFTSEMLGGLKVVQAFGHQEEACREFDEINRQLAQYSLKATFFSSITNPTTRFMYSAIYAGVAIVGCFSTIAGALTVGQLSSFLSYTNQYTKPFNDITSVLTEFQNSIASAARVFELLDEPAAPAEPADAVVLSEPEGRILLNQVDFSYTPEVPLIQNLNLSVEPGLRIAIVGPTGCGKTTLINLLMRFYDVQAGSIQVDGHDIRQITRQSLRTSYGMVLQETWLKSASIRDNIAYGRPDATEDEVIEAAKKAHAHSFIKRMPEGYDTIITEGGGNLSQGQKQLLCIARIMLCLPPMLILDEATSSIDTMTEIRIQRAFETLMQGRTSFVVAHRLSTIQTADVILVMDQGHIIEQGNHEELLAKKGFYYRLYNSQFAVEN from the coding sequence ATGCGTAATACTACCGGAAACGACAAAAATCGACAGACTCTCAGACGGATCCTTCGCTATATCCGTCCCTACTGGCCTCTGGTGATCCTCTCCCTTCTTCTGTCTGCCCTGACGGTAGGGCTGACCCTCTATGTCCCCATCCTCACCGGGCGGGGCGTGGATTATATCATCGGGAAAGACCAGGTGAATTTCACCGGGCTTCTGGCCGTGATCACAGGGATTCTGATCTCTGTGGCCGTCACCGCTGTTGCCCAGTGGATCATGAACCATATCAACAATAAGATCACCTATCGGGTTGTCCGGGATCTGCGGGTCCAGGCCTTCGACCACCTGGAAGAGCTTCCTCTGTCCTATGTGGACCGGCATTCCTCCGGGGATCTTATAAGCCGGATCGTCACAGATATCGATCAGTTCTCCGATGGGCTGCTTCTGGGATTCACTCAGCTCTTCACCGGCGTAGCCACCATTGTGGGCACCATCGCCTTCATGCTGAGCATCAATCCCTGGACCACCCTGATCGTGGTGGCGTTAAGCCCCCTTTCCTTTGTGGTGGCAAACTTTGTATCCAGGAAATCTTTTACCATGTTCAAGAAACAGTCGGAAACCCGGGGAGAACTGACTGGATTTACCAGTGAAATGCTGGGAGGGTTAAAAGTAGTGCAGGCATTCGGCCATCAGGAGGAGGCCTGCCGGGAATTTGATGAGATCAACCGGCAGCTTGCCCAGTATTCCTTGAAGGCTACGTTTTTCTCCTCCATCACCAACCCCACCACCCGGTTCATGTATTCCGCCATCTACGCCGGCGTAGCCATCGTAGGCTGCTTCTCAACCATAGCAGGGGCCCTTACAGTTGGGCAACTCTCCAGCTTCTTAAGCTACACCAACCAGTACACCAAGCCCTTTAACGACATCACCAGCGTGCTGACGGAATTTCAGAATTCCATTGCCTCCGCCGCCCGGGTCTTTGAGCTTCTGGACGAGCCTGCCGCCCCGGCGGAACCGGCGGATGCAGTCGTTCTGTCAGAGCCGGAAGGACGGATCCTCCTTAATCAGGTTGACTTCTCCTACACACCGGAAGTTCCCCTGATCCAGAATCTGAACCTGTCTGTGGAGCCTGGACTGCGTATCGCCATTGTCGGTCCCACCGGCTGCGGAAAGACTACCCTTATCAACCTGCTGATGCGCTTCTACGACGTGCAGGCGGGTTCCATCCAGGTGGACGGCCACGATATCCGGCAGATCACCCGCCAGTCCCTGCGCACCAGCTACGGTATGGTACTCCAGGAGACCTGGCTTAAATCCGCCTCCATCCGGGACAACATTGCTTACGGGCGTCCGGATGCCACAGAGGATGAAGTGATCGAGGCAGCCAAGAAGGCCCATGCTCACAGCTTCATAAAGCGCATGCCGGAAGGCTACGACACCATTATCACGGAAGGCGGCGGCAACCTGTCCCAGGGGCAGAAGCAGTTACTGTGTATCGCCCGGATCATGCTGTGCCTGCCTCCTATGCTGATCCTGGACGAGGCTACCTCCTCCATCGATACCATGACGGAGATCCGTATCCAGCGGGCTTTTGAAACCCTGATGCAGGGACGCACCAGCTTCGTGGTGGCCCACCGGCTCTCCACCATCCAGACCGCGGATGTGATCCTGGTGATGGATCAGGGCCATATCATCGAGCAGGGAAACCATGAGGAACTGCTGGCAAAGAAAGGCTTCTACTACCGGCTCTACAACAGCCAGTTCGCGGTGGAAAACTAG
- a CDS encoding helix-turn-helix transcriptional regulator, with protein sequence MGFVKVDIEQKIEQKRIEDEQFKKLWDDSREEYRLIGEMTALRKAGKITQEELARLTGSRQQVISRIEKRENSPSLKSFCNILSALGYQLKIVKK encoded by the coding sequence ATGGGTTTTGTAAAGGTTGATATAGAACAGAAAATTGAACAGAAGCGGATAGAGGATGAGCAGTTTAAAAAGTTATGGGATGACAGCCGGGAAGAATATCGCCTGATTGGTGAGATGACAGCACTGCGTAAAGCCGGGAAGATAACGCAGGAGGAGTTGGCAAGGCTGACAGGAAGCAGGCAGCAGGTTATTTCCCGGATTGAGAAAAGGGAAAACAGTCCGAGTCTGAAAAGCTTTTGTAATATTTTAAGTGCATTGGGATATCAATTAAAAATAGTGAAGAAATAG